In the genome of Mucisphaera calidilacus, one region contains:
- a CDS encoding response regulator, whose product MSEHRPRIMILGSGLPVEETASAHLEASFDIERLDEVTLAIDALKRGQFDAVFAAVGDFLPLERALVEDRASLVLNTIGEGVLVVDRQGRSSWCNKKMRTFRPDVFEQAKRIGLQALTIFSSQASPVPEGAGQPRSKKFTFQVGEQYFEMICSGVPDEEGHVRQVVGVVWDATSGRRIQGKIDAIDASGRELSRIDRESVTKLSPPERLKLLQDKIIKYSKDLMHFDHFAIRLLDRRSNKLEVVIAEGLPSDALQIDLYAQPEGNGISGYVASTGRSYICHDTEKDPRYVVGLEHCMSSLTVPLMLDDRVIGVYNVESETVGAFTEDDRQFAEIFARPVAQALHMLDLLLVERCTTSGQVADSVVQGLAVPLNDVVTEAQTLMEEYIGDDTMRERLGRIIEHVQEMRNSIKQAAAGPGVVLESSDGREVAVDPELSAKRVLVADDERNIRETIKEILTRQGCAVEVCKDGYEACCRLEQQKFDLVVSDIRMPYRNGYEIFAAAQREQEGLPVVLMTGFGYDPHHSIVRASQEGLTSVMFKPFKVDQLLEEVRKALGVTGESASAKADESRA is encoded by the coding sequence ATGAGTGAACACCGTCCTCGCATCATGATTCTGGGCAGCGGCCTGCCGGTTGAGGAGACCGCGTCGGCCCATCTTGAGGCGAGCTTTGACATTGAGCGACTGGACGAGGTGACGCTGGCGATCGACGCGCTCAAGCGTGGTCAGTTCGACGCGGTGTTCGCGGCGGTGGGCGATTTTCTGCCGTTGGAGCGGGCGTTGGTCGAGGATCGTGCCTCGCTGGTGCTCAACACGATTGGCGAGGGCGTGCTGGTGGTGGACCGGCAAGGGCGGAGTTCGTGGTGCAACAAGAAGATGCGGACGTTCCGGCCGGACGTTTTCGAGCAGGCGAAGCGGATCGGTCTGCAGGCGTTGACGATTTTCTCGTCGCAGGCGTCGCCGGTGCCTGAGGGCGCGGGTCAGCCGCGATCGAAGAAGTTCACGTTTCAGGTGGGTGAGCAGTACTTCGAGATGATCTGTTCGGGCGTGCCGGATGAGGAGGGACACGTCCGGCAGGTGGTGGGCGTGGTCTGGGACGCGACGAGTGGCCGCCGGATCCAGGGGAAGATCGATGCGATTGATGCTTCGGGGCGTGAGCTATCGCGGATCGACCGCGAGTCGGTGACGAAGCTCTCGCCTCCCGAGCGTCTGAAGTTGCTGCAGGACAAGATCATCAAGTATTCGAAGGACCTGATGCACTTCGATCACTTCGCGATCCGGTTGCTGGATCGCAGGAGCAACAAGCTGGAGGTGGTGATCGCGGAGGGACTGCCTTCGGATGCGTTGCAGATTGATCTCTATGCCCAGCCCGAGGGGAACGGGATCAGCGGGTATGTGGCGTCGACGGGCCGGAGTTACATCTGTCACGACACGGAGAAGGACCCGCGTTACGTGGTGGGTCTCGAGCACTGCATGAGTTCGCTGACGGTTCCGCTGATGCTGGATGACCGTGTTATCGGCGTCTACAACGTGGAGTCGGAGACGGTGGGGGCGTTCACGGAGGACGACCGGCAGTTTGCTGAGATTTTTGCCCGGCCCGTGGCTCAGGCTTTGCACATGCTGGACCTGCTGCTGGTCGAGCGTTGCACGACGTCGGGTCAGGTGGCGGACTCGGTGGTGCAGGGTCTGGCGGTGCCTCTGAATGACGTGGTGACCGAGGCGCAGACGCTGATGGAGGAGTACATCGGCGACGACACGATGCGTGAGCGTCTGGGCCGGATCATTGAGCATGTTCAGGAGATGCGTAACTCGATCAAGCAGGCGGCGGCGGGTCCGGGCGTGGTGCTGGAGTCGAGTGACGGGCGTGAGGTGGCGGTTGATCCTGAGTTGTCGGCCAAGCGTGTTCTCGTGGCGGACGACGAGCGGAATATCCGGGAGACGATCAAGGAGATTCTGACGCGTCAGGGCTGCGCGGTGGAGGTGTGCAAGGATGGGTATGAGGCGTGTTGTCGGCTGGAGCAGCAGAAGTTTGATCTGGTGGTCTCGGACATCCGGATGCCCTATCGCAACGGTTATGAGATTTTCGCAGCGGCGCAGCGTGAGCAGGAGGGGCTGCCGGTGGTGCTGATGACGGGGTTTGGCTACGACCCGCATCACTCGATTGTTCGTGCGAGTCAGGAGGGCCTGACGAGCGTGATGTTCAAGCCCTTTAAGGTGGATCAGTTGCTGGAAGAGGTGCGTAAGGCGTTGGGCGTTACGGGCGAGTCGGCGTCGGCCAAGGCTGATGAGTCGCGTGCCTGA
- a CDS encoding polyprenyl synthetase family protein, protein MISTHDSALQSWLDEELEGVVSRFEAELSSELSCVNWLSSYVQRYRGKMLRPSLLLLAGYATSEGGDRVSEAHRVASTVVEMIHMATLVHDDILDEADLRRRGATINHLRGNEAAVMLGDYLISHAYHLCSSLEGTWISRAVGRVTNTVCEGELLQLENRENWSLDRRTYLEIVRRKTGGLCGLCCWLGGALWRGTPAVPGRDDSGVMGGLWRFGESLGVAFQVADDVLDLVGEEREVGKTLGVDLRKGKLTLPVIVYLSMLEEAERGSLIETFSALGEMPENEFEDVLRSLRGQIVASGALDAARDEARGLLAVGVEEGLGGLSEGPAVRALAGLSEQVVDRWV, encoded by the coding sequence GTGATCAGTACGCATGATTCGGCCTTGCAGTCGTGGCTGGACGAGGAACTCGAGGGCGTTGTATCGCGTTTTGAGGCGGAGCTGTCGAGTGAGCTGTCGTGTGTGAACTGGCTGTCGTCTTATGTCCAGCGTTACCGGGGGAAGATGCTTCGGCCGAGTCTGCTGCTTCTTGCGGGGTACGCGACGAGCGAGGGGGGGGATCGGGTTTCGGAGGCGCATCGTGTTGCTTCGACGGTGGTTGAGATGATCCACATGGCGACGCTGGTGCACGACGACATTCTGGATGAGGCGGACCTTCGTCGTCGCGGCGCGACGATCAATCACCTGCGCGGCAACGAGGCCGCGGTGATGCTGGGTGATTACCTGATCAGCCATGCGTATCACCTGTGTTCGTCACTTGAGGGGACGTGGATCAGTCGAGCGGTGGGACGCGTGACGAATACGGTTTGTGAGGGGGAGTTGCTCCAGCTGGAGAATCGGGAGAACTGGTCGCTGGACCGCAGGACGTACCTGGAGATCGTCCGGCGTAAGACGGGTGGACTTTGCGGGCTGTGCTGCTGGCTGGGGGGTGCGTTGTGGCGGGGCACGCCTGCGGTGCCGGGGCGGGATGATTCGGGGGTGATGGGGGGTTTGTGGCGTTTTGGCGAGAGTCTGGGCGTGGCGTTCCAGGTGGCAGACGACGTGCTGGATCTCGTGGGTGAGGAGCGCGAGGTGGGCAAGACGCTGGGTGTTGATCTGCGTAAGGGCAAGCTGACGCTCCCGGTGATCGTGTACCTGTCGATGCTGGAGGAGGCGGAGCGAGGATCGCTGATTGAGACGTTCTCGGCACTGGGGGAAATGCCTGAAAACGAGTTTGAGGATGTTTTGAGGTCGCTGAGGGGCCAGATCGTGGCCAGCGGTGCCCTGGACGCGGCTCGCGACGAAGCGCGCGGGCTGCTGGCTGTGGGTGTTGAGGAGGGATTGGGGGGTTTATCCGAGGGGCCGGCGGTGCGGGCGTTAGCGGGTTTGTCGGAACAAGTGGTGGACCGGTGGGTTTAG
- a CDS encoding protein kinase domain-containing protein, with protein sequence MVGRVVVEKGLATPSEVQKCLELQRAANDGSDPRHASLAHFLVAEGIVTRKQIERLRPDLEEQKAEQQQLPGYELLGRLGAGAMATVHKARQLSLDRLVAIKVLPRKHTNNPQFVERFYAEGRAAAKLNHPNIVQAIDVGKAGNYHYFVMEYVEGRTVYEDLAEKGHLSEEESLNIAIPIAKALEHAHDAGFIHRDVKPKNIMLTNDGKVKLADMGLARAVSDREAAEAEAGKAYGTPYYISPEQIRGERNVDFRADIYGFGATLYHMVTGQVPFDGPNPSAVMHQHLKADLVPPDHLNPKISTGLGEIIEVCMAKNRNKRYATTHDLLDDLTTVQKGEAPLHARKLFDMSSLSVLAGDTPEAAPLVELTQAPANVGMSPVFWLAAIGWAVAGALFLALLMSN encoded by the coding sequence ATGGTCGGCCGCGTCGTGGTCGAGAAGGGACTCGCCACACCCAGCGAGGTCCAGAAGTGCCTCGAACTCCAACGCGCCGCCAACGACGGCTCCGACCCCAGGCACGCCAGCCTCGCCCACTTCCTTGTCGCCGAGGGCATTGTCACCCGCAAACAGATCGAACGACTCCGACCCGACCTCGAGGAACAAAAAGCCGAACAGCAGCAGCTCCCGGGCTACGAGCTCCTCGGCCGACTCGGTGCCGGCGCCATGGCCACCGTCCACAAGGCCAGGCAACTCTCCCTCGACCGACTCGTCGCCATCAAAGTCCTCCCCCGCAAGCACACCAACAACCCGCAGTTCGTCGAACGCTTCTACGCCGAGGGACGAGCCGCCGCCAAACTCAATCACCCGAACATTGTTCAGGCTATCGACGTCGGGAAGGCCGGGAACTACCACTACTTCGTCATGGAGTACGTCGAGGGACGGACCGTCTACGAAGACCTCGCCGAGAAGGGACACCTCTCCGAAGAGGAATCCCTCAACATCGCCATTCCCATCGCCAAGGCACTCGAACACGCCCACGACGCCGGGTTCATCCACCGCGACGTCAAGCCCAAGAACATCATGCTCACCAACGACGGCAAGGTGAAGCTCGCCGACATGGGACTCGCCCGCGCCGTCTCCGACCGCGAGGCCGCCGAGGCCGAAGCCGGCAAGGCCTACGGAACCCCCTACTACATCTCGCCCGAGCAGATACGAGGCGAACGCAACGTCGACTTCCGCGCCGACATCTACGGCTTCGGCGCAACCCTCTACCACATGGTCACCGGACAGGTCCCCTTCGACGGACCCAACCCCTCCGCCGTCATGCATCAGCACCTCAAGGCCGACCTCGTCCCGCCCGACCACCTCAACCCCAAGATCTCAACCGGCCTCGGCGAAATCATCGAGGTCTGCATGGCCAAGAACCGCAACAAACGCTACGCCACCACACACGACCTCCTCGACGACCTCACCACCGTTCAGAAAGGCGAAGCGCCCCTCCACGCCCGCAAACTCTTCGACATGTCCTCCCTCTCCGTCCTCGCGGGCGACACCCCCGAAGCCGCACCCCTCGTCGAACTCACCCAGGCACCCGCCAACGTCGGCATGAGCCCCGTCTTCTGGCTCGCCGCCATCGGATGGGCCGTCGCAGGCGCCCTCTTCCTCGCCCTGCTCATGTCCAACTGA
- a CDS encoding thioredoxin family protein, with amino-acid sequence MPTRNRHQRTRQLAGIVILAALAITAAAYLRITPQASASLENTPWALADQIDTADPRPQLIVFSADWCPPCSALKTYVLSQPDVIESLGQHAQLIHADLTAEGEAARAAEQLADRYDVQAIPTSILRDAQGNPIARTSGSASAGDYLGWFRDSLPQVDNPSVGNHATSP; translated from the coding sequence ATGCCCACACGCAACCGCCACCAGCGAACCCGCCAACTCGCCGGCATCGTCATCCTCGCCGCCCTGGCCATCACCGCTGCCGCCTACCTCCGCATCACCCCCCAGGCCTCCGCCTCCCTTGAAAACACCCCCTGGGCCCTCGCCGACCAGATCGACACCGCCGATCCCCGACCCCAGCTCATCGTCTTCAGCGCCGACTGGTGCCCCCCCTGCTCCGCCCTCAAGACCTACGTCCTCAGCCAGCCCGACGTCATCGAGTCCCTCGGCCAGCACGCCCAACTCATCCACGCCGACCTCACCGCCGAGGGCGAAGCCGCACGCGCCGCCGAACAACTCGCTGACCGATACGACGTCCAGGCCATCCCCACCTCCATCCTCCGCGACGCCCAAGGCAACCCCATCGCACGCACCTCCGGCTCCGCCTCCGCCGGCGACTACCTCGGCTGGTTCAGAGATTCACTCCCTCAGGTCGATAACCCCTCCGTCGGGAACCACGCGACGTCGCCCTGA
- a CDS encoding transaldolase family protein yields MTSPLRSIVDLGTRLWLDSIDPEQIERSKDMGATGATSNPLIIADLIETGRFDDKLATFMEKDLSDEDIAWAMTNQLVTNAQDAFFDVWDQTQGNDGYVSFELDPLLEDDDQAPPIEQRIARYGELGKKWAAGQPNRMIKVPATTAGLAALEDLAAAGVCLNVTLIFSDKQYETARDAIWRGAQRRSNGLKTFKSVYSIFVSRVDVYTRQQHPDLSQDAQGRVGLVNAKRIARANRDFWADKDTPLDQEIVFASTGVKNPDDPDDRYISQLVGSDIQTNPPAINDAIEKMGKTYTRTIDTLPPQHVLDEIDRTIDPAHLEETLLREGTAKFADPHKKLLALIARKRGSLSNA; encoded by the coding sequence ATGACCTCACCCCTGCGATCGATCGTCGATCTCGGAACACGGCTCTGGCTCGATTCCATCGACCCCGAACAGATCGAACGCAGCAAGGACATGGGCGCCACCGGAGCCACCTCCAACCCGCTCATCATCGCCGACCTCATCGAGACCGGACGCTTCGACGACAAACTCGCCACCTTCATGGAAAAAGACCTCTCCGATGAAGACATCGCCTGGGCCATGACCAACCAGCTCGTCACCAACGCCCAGGACGCCTTCTTCGACGTCTGGGACCAGACCCAGGGCAACGACGGCTACGTCAGCTTCGAACTCGACCCCCTCCTCGAAGACGACGACCAGGCCCCCCCCATCGAGCAGCGCATCGCACGCTACGGCGAACTCGGCAAGAAGTGGGCCGCCGGCCAGCCCAACCGCATGATCAAGGTCCCCGCCACCACCGCCGGACTCGCCGCCCTCGAAGACCTCGCCGCCGCCGGCGTCTGCCTCAACGTCACCCTGATCTTCTCCGACAAACAATACGAAACCGCACGCGACGCCATCTGGCGCGGCGCCCAGCGACGCAGCAACGGACTCAAGACCTTCAAGAGCGTCTACTCCATCTTCGTCTCACGCGTCGACGTCTACACCCGCCAGCAACACCCCGACCTCTCCCAGGACGCCCAGGGACGCGTCGGCCTCGTCAACGCCAAACGCATCGCACGCGCCAACCGCGACTTCTGGGCCGACAAGGACACGCCCCTCGACCAGGAAATCGTCTTCGCCTCCACAGGCGTCAAGAACCCCGACGACCCCGACGACCGCTACATCAGCCAGCTTGTCGGCTCCGATATCCAGACCAACCCCCCCGCCATCAACGACGCCATCGAGAAAATGGGTAAAACCTACACCCGCACCATCGACACCCTCCCGCCTCAACACGTCCTCGACGAGATCGACCGCACCATCGACCCCGCCCACCTCGAGGAAACCCTCCTCCGCGAGGGCACCGCCAAGTTCGCCGACCCCCACAAAAAACTCCTCGCCCTCATCGCACGCAAACGCGGCTCCCTCTCCAACGCCTGA
- a CDS encoding outer membrane protein assembly factor BamB family protein produces MRILTFCALMLTSVLCLAAATGCVSKQAPSYDAPKRIGLIIEPDDANDVGYNLGWAQNLSLPDDHKVIHAVALHDLVIVVEHPGNIVTAINTRDGSVRWRSAIGIGEGELFEPVAFEDRILINTVKSIYTVSTDSGNIVGRDELEHVVQTRPTLYGEFAFFGSVNGRLFAHRVKSGFPHWEYGMSNAITAPIAVDNGHVAVADNNGTSALLNADDGSVLWRRISYDRISTQPVIGDDFVAFASHDRSLYGLDRATGEDLWIFRGTRALTRPPHYLDNQLYLPVDGVGLFAINPQTGEQNWLFKRAATPIAVTNGTLLANDTNALLRIDARTGDLIREAPTRRLAAIVPVDNDLVLISPTGRVLRINNTLR; encoded by the coding sequence ATGCGTATCCTGACGTTCTGTGCCCTGATGCTCACCTCTGTCCTCTGCCTCGCCGCCGCCACCGGCTGCGTCAGCAAGCAGGCACCCTCCTACGACGCTCCCAAACGCATCGGGCTCATCATCGAACCCGACGACGCCAACGACGTCGGCTACAACCTCGGCTGGGCCCAGAACCTCAGCCTCCCCGACGACCACAAGGTCATCCACGCCGTCGCACTCCATGACCTCGTCATCGTCGTCGAGCACCCCGGCAACATCGTCACCGCCATCAACACCCGCGACGGCTCCGTCCGCTGGCGCAGCGCGATCGGCATCGGCGAGGGCGAACTCTTCGAGCCCGTCGCCTTCGAAGACCGAATCCTCATCAACACCGTCAAGAGCATCTACACCGTCTCCACCGACTCCGGCAACATCGTCGGACGCGACGAACTCGAACACGTCGTCCAGACCCGGCCCACGCTCTACGGCGAATTCGCCTTCTTCGGATCCGTCAACGGAAGACTCTTCGCCCACCGCGTCAAGTCCGGATTCCCGCACTGGGAGTACGGCATGAGCAACGCCATCACCGCGCCCATCGCCGTCGACAACGGACACGTCGCCGTCGCCGACAACAACGGAACCTCCGCACTCCTCAACGCCGACGACGGCAGCGTCCTCTGGCGACGCATCTCCTACGACCGCATTTCCACGCAACCCGTCATCGGCGACGACTTCGTCGCCTTCGCCTCACACGACCGATCCCTCTACGGCCTCGACCGGGCCACCGGCGAAGACCTCTGGATCTTCCGCGGCACCCGCGCACTCACAAGACCGCCCCACTACCTCGACAACCAGCTCTACCTCCCCGTCGACGGCGTCGGACTCTTCGCCATCAACCCGCAGACCGGCGAGCAGAACTGGCTCTTCAAACGGGCCGCCACACCCATCGCCGTCACCAACGGAACCCTCCTCGCCAACGACACCAACGCTCTGCTCCGCATCGACGCACGCACAGGCGACCTCATCCGAGAAGCGCCCACCCGACGGCTCGCCGCCATCGTCCCCGTCGATAACGACCTCGTGCTGATCTCACCCACCGGCCGCGTGCTCCGCATCAACAACACGCTCCGCTGA
- a CDS encoding IMP cyclohydrolase, producing the protein MTALIKAQTALLSVSDKTDLIPFARQLVAHDIKLLSTGGTAKALAEAGLDVTLVEKITGFPEMMGGRVKTLHPNVHGGLLALRDNPEHVEAMNQHGIQPIDMVVINLYPFEKTIADPACTRMNGIEQIDIGGPSMIRSAAKNHPFVVCVSSPAQYDPVATQLNAHEGATTLALRQELAAAAFARTSAYDNAIASWLAG; encoded by the coding sequence ATGACCGCACTGATCAAGGCACAGACCGCCCTGCTGTCGGTGTCGGACAAAACCGACCTCATCCCCTTCGCACGACAACTCGTCGCGCACGACATCAAACTCCTCTCCACCGGCGGAACCGCCAAGGCACTCGCCGAAGCAGGACTCGACGTCACCCTCGTCGAAAAGATCACCGGATTCCCCGAGATGATGGGCGGACGCGTCAAGACACTCCACCCCAACGTCCACGGCGGACTCCTCGCACTCCGCGACAACCCCGAGCACGTCGAGGCCATGAACCAGCACGGCATCCAGCCCATCGACATGGTCGTCATCAACCTCTACCCCTTCGAGAAAACCATCGCCGACCCCGCCTGCACACGCATGAACGGCATCGAGCAGATCGACATCGGCGGGCCCTCCATGATCCGGTCCGCCGCCAAGAACCACCCCTTCGTCGTCTGCGTCTCCTCACCCGCCCAGTACGACCCCGTCGCCACCCAACTCAACGCCCACGAAGGCGCCACCACCCTCGCCCTCCGCCAGGAACTCGCCGCCGCCGCCTTCGCAAGAACCTCCGCCTACGACAACGCCATCGCCAGTTGGCTCGCCGGCTGA
- the pyrF gene encoding orotidine-5'-phosphate decarboxylase, whose protein sequence is MSVMFGDRLSAAVSACGAPVCVGLDPVLERLPDASGEPLAAVERFCTGVLDAVAGVAPVVKIQSACFERYGWAGVRLLESLIVGGRERGLLVINDAKRGDIAISATHYAKALLSGDAAADALTVNGYLGVDAVEPFVAVAEREGAGLFVLVRTSNPGAETFQGVGIEGGGDVSSAMARMVRGVGAGLVGASGLSSVGAVVGATKPEVAERLRGEMPEQVFLLPGYGAQGGDASGLRRFATERGDGVLVTASRSVIYAGEGAGWREAVRGAAERMRDEVGAALG, encoded by the coding sequence ATGAGCGTGATGTTTGGTGATCGGTTGTCGGCGGCGGTTTCGGCGTGCGGTGCTCCGGTGTGTGTGGGGCTGGACCCGGTGCTGGAGAGGCTGCCGGATGCGAGCGGCGAGCCTCTGGCGGCGGTGGAGCGGTTCTGCACGGGTGTGCTGGACGCGGTGGCGGGGGTTGCGCCGGTGGTGAAGATCCAGTCGGCCTGTTTTGAGCGATACGGGTGGGCGGGTGTTCGGTTGCTGGAGTCGCTGATCGTGGGCGGCCGCGAGCGTGGGTTGCTGGTGATCAATGATGCGAAGCGTGGGGACATCGCGATCAGCGCGACGCATTACGCGAAGGCGCTGTTGTCGGGCGATGCGGCGGCGGACGCGTTGACGGTCAATGGTTACCTGGGTGTGGATGCGGTAGAGCCGTTTGTGGCGGTGGCCGAGCGTGAGGGGGCGGGTTTGTTTGTGCTGGTGCGGACGAGTAATCCGGGTGCGGAGACGTTTCAGGGGGTCGGGATTGAGGGCGGCGGTGATGTGTCGTCGGCGATGGCGCGGATGGTGCGTGGTGTGGGTGCGGGTTTGGTGGGGGCGTCGGGTCTGAGCAGTGTCGGTGCGGTGGTGGGTGCGACGAAGCCGGAGGTGGCGGAGCGTCTGCGCGGCGAGATGCCTGAGCAGGTGTTTCTGCTGCCGGGGTACGGGGCGCAGGGTGGTGATGCTTCGGGTCTGAGGCGGTTCGCGACCGAGCGCGGGGATGGTGTGCTGGTGACGGCGAGCCGGTCGGTGATTTATGCGGGGGAGGGGGCGGGTTGGCGTGAGGCGGTGCGCGGGGCGGCGGAGCGGATGCGTGACGAGGTGGGCGCGGCGTTGGGGTGA
- a CDS encoding FecCD family ABC transporter permease yields MSEGGLTGRWWLLAAVLAVSLLARVLVGSSAFGWPGEVSILEARLDVALVALVVGGALGLSGVGLQVLLRNPLAEPYLLGLASGAALGVLAAGLIETRTGVVLGPRALAAAVGAGLAMAVVMAAGRRGGVLDPLTLLLTGVVVSTVCGALLMLMNHLAGPGPLRDDLARWVMGYLDAWVPRGRVLLLGGVVLAVGVRMWWQAARLDIATLSESEARSLGVGLGALRVELFVVSAVLAGLAVVLAGPVAFVGLVAPHLSRLLVGYGHRSLVPAAALVGAVLILMADTTSAGLACVGYDLGHGVGTLPIGIFTALIGGPLFVVLLRRSGGMTGETG; encoded by the coding sequence ATGAGTGAGGGCGGTCTGACCGGCCGGTGGTGGTTGCTGGCGGCGGTGCTGGCGGTGTCGTTGTTGGCGCGGGTGCTGGTGGGATCGTCGGCGTTCGGTTGGCCGGGGGAGGTTTCGATTCTGGAGGCGCGGCTGGACGTGGCGCTGGTGGCTCTTGTGGTGGGGGGCGCGTTGGGGTTGAGTGGTGTCGGGTTGCAGGTGCTTCTGAGGAACCCGCTGGCGGAGCCTTACCTGTTGGGGCTGGCGAGCGGCGCGGCGTTGGGTGTGCTGGCGGCGGGTTTGATCGAGACACGGACGGGGGTGGTGCTGGGGCCGCGTGCGTTGGCGGCGGCGGTGGGTGCGGGTCTGGCGATGGCGGTGGTGATGGCGGCGGGTCGTCGCGGGGGTGTGCTGGATCCGTTGACGTTGTTGTTGACCGGTGTGGTGGTGTCGACGGTGTGCGGTGCGTTGCTGATGCTGATGAATCACCTGGCGGGTCCGGGGCCGCTTCGGGATGACCTGGCGCGTTGGGTGATGGGCTATCTGGATGCGTGGGTTCCGCGGGGTCGTGTGCTGCTGCTGGGCGGGGTTGTGCTGGCGGTGGGCGTGCGGATGTGGTGGCAGGCGGCGCGGCTGGATATCGCGACGCTGAGCGAGTCGGAGGCGCGTTCGCTGGGCGTGGGTCTGGGGGCGCTTCGGGTGGAGTTGTTCGTGGTGTCGGCGGTGCTGGCGGGTCTGGCGGTGGTGCTGGCGGGCCCGGTGGCTTTTGTGGGTCTGGTGGCGCCGCACCTGAGTCGTCTGCTGGTGGGCTACGGGCATCGGTCGCTGGTGCCGGCTGCGGCGCTGGTGGGTGCGGTGCTGATCCTGATGGCGGACACGACGAGCGCGGGATTGGCGTGTGTGGGTTATGACCTTGGGCATGGCGTGGGGACGCTGCCGATCGGGATCTTTACGGCGTTGATCGGCGGTCCGTTGTTCGTGGTGTTGTTGCGGCGTTCGGGTGGCATGACCGGAGAGACAGGATGA
- a CDS encoding ABC transporter substrate-binding protein, whose protein sequence is MGERGWLAFALVASLTACALGSSAERVVSLAPALTRMVVDVGAGDRLVGVAEHDAAAPEGVVVVGSMMAIDRERLIAVRPDLMVHMGVMGATGGHLEMVARRTGCSVVGLGYPEGVGDVLRLVARYPDEAERVTVGSLVDREAAAVALRRSLEGRLAAVAERVAGVDRPRVLLVFGVEPVAASGPGTVLDEMLALAGGRNALGEAGGPYQVLDQELLRKVSPEAVLLLLPNAPELVAGDARLVPWERSGTPAWREGRVWLLNHPEVLLPSTRMVEVVELMARRLHPALFEAGASDE, encoded by the coding sequence GTGGGTGAGCGTGGCTGGCTGGCGTTCGCGTTGGTGGCGTCGCTGACGGCGTGTGCGTTGGGTTCGTCGGCGGAGCGTGTGGTGAGTCTGGCTCCGGCGTTGACGCGGATGGTGGTGGACGTGGGTGCGGGTGATCGTCTGGTGGGTGTGGCGGAGCACGATGCGGCGGCGCCGGAGGGCGTGGTGGTGGTGGGGAGCATGATGGCGATTGACCGGGAGCGTTTGATCGCGGTGCGGCCTGACCTGATGGTGCACATGGGCGTGATGGGTGCGACGGGCGGTCATCTTGAGATGGTTGCGCGTCGGACGGGCTGCTCGGTGGTGGGTCTTGGGTATCCGGAGGGCGTGGGGGACGTGCTGCGTCTGGTGGCGCGTTATCCGGATGAGGCCGAGCGTGTGACGGTGGGGTCGCTGGTGGATCGGGAGGCGGCGGCGGTGGCGTTGCGGCGTTCGCTTGAGGGGCGTCTGGCGGCGGTGGCTGAGCGTGTGGCGGGTGTGGATCGGCCTCGCGTGCTGCTGGTGTTCGGGGTGGAGCCGGTGGCGGCGTCGGGTCCGGGGACGGTGCTGGACGAGATGCTGGCGCTTGCGGGTGGACGCAACGCGCTGGGTGAGGCGGGCGGTCCGTACCAGGTGCTGGATCAGGAGTTGCTGCGGAAGGTGTCGCCTGAGGCGGTGCTGTTGTTGCTGCCGAATGCGCCGGAGCTGGTGGCGGGCGATGCGCGGCTGGTGCCTTGGGAGCGATCGGGGACGCCTGCGTGGCGTGAGGGGCGTGTGTGGCTGTTGAATCACCCGGAGGTGCTGCTGCCCTCGACGCGGATGGTGGAGGTGGTGGAGTTGATGGCGCGGCGGCTGCACCCGGCGTTGTTTGAGGCAGGGGCGTCGGATGAGTGA
- a CDS encoding low molecular weight protein arginine phosphatase → MAERVKSLLLVCTGNTCRSPMAEVIARDLLARRHGVEAASLGDAGVEVGSAGVMTMGGSAASPEAVAVMAERGLDLSGHVSRGLTHELVRGSDLILAMTQGHLEALLSVAPEARDRAGLLDSEGDIEDPIGQSMVVYRDVADRMSACLERVLATYSF, encoded by the coding sequence ATGGCTGAGCGTGTGAAGTCGCTTTTGCTGGTGTGCACGGGGAACACGTGTCGGTCGCCTATGGCGGAGGTGATTGCTCGGGACCTGCTGGCGAGGCGTCACGGGGTGGAGGCGGCGTCGCTTGGGGATGCGGGTGTCGAGGTGGGCTCGGCGGGCGTGATGACGATGGGCGGGTCGGCGGCGAGCCCGGAGGCGGTGGCGGTGATGGCGGAGCGCGGGCTGGATCTGTCGGGTCATGTGTCGCGGGGGCTGACGCACGAGCTGGTGCGCGGGTCGGACCTGATCCTGGCGATGACGCAGGGGCATCTGGAGGCGTTGCTGAGCGTGGCGCCGGAGGCTCGTGATCGGGCGGGGCTGCTGGATTCGGAGGGGGATATCGAGGATCCGATCGGTCAGTCGATGGTGGTGTATCGGGACGTCGCGGATCGGATGTCGGCGTGTCTGGAGCGTGTGCTGGCGACGTATTCGTTCTGA